One Campylobacter concisus DNA window includes the following coding sequences:
- a CDS encoding SH3 domain-containing protein, whose protein sequence is MVKRTLFIALLALNLFAANTDEVSVFDMMDEAREDKFVNSPSSKPQTKTPSEEEISRKLVSPRSIAPQPERITPEQMRNIVPTNEPDISVPDNQVYDKIKIKDLLLKATNIPKNVVVGEIFSVEIVADTQSDLEFEFETQLDETNIKWLNKKNFQWVKGDENKYIGTFYLEATSIDAKTLRVSLDLKRNGENYQNSNINIFLPKLKELRSDENYNHIVADNLEVKKFKTTKFDDINNIMVVEIYGNNVDLSAFNIENKTILKQGVDTINGDFNSQSAYYFAVFKPNKKTLDFNYYNLKKAKFESFSLPVSVEEDEVSTQIGLNPKQSEFSTYKDITIYSLVAIFILLAIWRRKLSYFFVAAVFIALGIYTYNPFGKAVLKPDVSVTILPTKNSTVFYTSRKNENVEILDTKDDYSKILFADGKIGWVRKGDLVKN, encoded by the coding sequence TTGGTAAAACGAACACTTTTTATCGCCCTACTCGCGCTAAATTTATTTGCCGCAAACACTGATGAAGTCAGCGTTTTTGACATGATGGATGAGGCAAGAGAGGATAAATTTGTAAATAGCCCAAGTTCAAAGCCACAAACAAAGACTCCAAGCGAAGAAGAAATATCAAGAAAGCTCGTATCTCCACGCTCTATCGCCCCACAGCCAGAGCGTATCACTCCAGAGCAGATGCGAAATATCGTGCCGACAAACGAACCAGACATCAGTGTCCCTGATAATCAAGTCTATGACAAGATAAAAATAAAAGACCTCCTTTTAAAAGCGACAAATATCCCTAAAAATGTCGTCGTAGGAGAAATTTTTAGCGTTGAGATCGTAGCTGATACGCAAAGTGACCTTGAGTTTGAGTTTGAGACACAGCTTGATGAGACAAATATCAAATGGTTAAATAAGAAGAATTTTCAATGGGTAAAAGGCGATGAAAACAAATACATCGGCACTTTCTACCTTGAAGCAACGAGCATTGATGCAAAGACTTTACGAGTTAGCTTGGATCTAAAAAGAAATGGCGAGAACTATCAAAACTCAAACATAAATATCTTTTTACCAAAGCTAAAAGAGCTTAGAAGTGACGAGAACTACAACCACATCGTTGCTGACAACCTTGAGGTAAAGAAATTTAAAACGACTAAATTTGATGATATAAACAACATCATGGTCGTGGAAATTTACGGCAACAATGTCGATCTAAGCGCATTTAATATCGAAAATAAAACGATCCTAAAGCAAGGCGTAGATACGATAAACGGCGACTTTAACTCGCAAAGTGCATATTATTTTGCGGTATTTAAGCCAAATAAAAAGACACTTGACTTTAACTACTACAACCTAAAAAAAGCCAAATTTGAGAGCTTTTCACTGCCTGTGAGCGTCGAAGAGGACGAGGTTAGCACGCAAATCGGTCTAAATCCAAAGCAAAGCGAGTTTAGCACTTACAAAGATATCACGATCTACTCTTTGGTCGCTATCTTTATCTTGCTAGCGATCTGGCGAAGAAAGCTAAGCTACTTCTTTGTGGCAGCTGTTTTTATCGCACTTGGGATTTACACTTACAATCCTTTTGGCAAAGCAGTGCTTAAACCAGATGTGAGCGTCACTATCTTGCCAACTAAAAATTCAACCGTTTTTTATACATCTCGTAAAAATGAAAATGTTGAAATTTTAGACACAAAAGATGACTACTCAAAAATTTTATTCGCAGATGGCAAAATCGGCTGGGTAAGAAAGGGTGATCTTGTCAAAAATTAG
- a CDS encoding S41 family peptidase codes for MTGALLISSVAVNALFAKTEDEASAKLEALSKLTKTISTVEKYYVDDIKFKEIIDKAIAGLMQNLDAHSSFLNEKAYKDMQVQTSGEFGGLGITVGMKDSALTVISPIEDTPADKAGIKAGDIILRIDGNSTIGTTIDEAVNKMRGKPKTPITITILRKGEQKPFDVKIIRDLIKVESVYAKMIENENILYIRVTNFDKNVVTKVKEAIKEHPKANGIILDLRNNPGGLLNQAVDLVDLFVDNGIIVSQKGRDTSENVEYKASASKTLSKLPLVVLVNGGSASASEIVSGSLQDHKRAVIIGENTFGKGSVQVILPIDDTEALRLTIARYYLPSGRTIQAVGVTPDVVVHPGKVPQSDDSAFSIKESELKAHLKSELNKINPTSEGNKTEAKDDKNIITQKKVDEDIQLKTAIDTIKILKIKQQ; via the coding sequence ATAACAGGCGCCCTGCTCATCTCAAGCGTAGCAGTAAATGCACTTTTTGCTAAAACTGAAGATGAGGCGAGTGCGAAACTTGAAGCACTTTCAAAACTTACAAAAACCATCTCAACTGTTGAAAAATACTACGTTGATGACATTAAATTTAAAGAGATAATCGACAAAGCCATCGCTGGTTTGATGCAAAATTTGGATGCTCACTCAAGCTTTTTAAATGAAAAAGCATATAAAGATATGCAGGTGCAAACAAGCGGCGAATTTGGTGGGCTTGGCATAACAGTTGGTATGAAAGATAGCGCACTAACCGTTATCTCGCCTATCGAGGACACTCCAGCTGATAAAGCAGGCATAAAAGCTGGCGATATCATTTTAAGGATCGATGGCAACTCAACTATCGGCACAACGATAGATGAGGCTGTAAATAAGATGCGCGGCAAGCCAAAAACTCCGATAACAATTACGATCTTAAGAAAAGGCGAGCAAAAGCCATTTGACGTAAAGATCATAAGAGATCTTATAAAGGTTGAGTCTGTCTATGCAAAAATGATAGAAAATGAAAACATCCTTTATATACGCGTCACAAATTTTGACAAAAACGTCGTCACAAAGGTAAAAGAGGCGATCAAAGAGCATCCTAAAGCAAATGGCATCATACTTGATCTTAGAAACAACCCTGGCGGTCTTTTAAATCAAGCTGTTGATCTAGTGGATCTTTTCGTAGATAACGGTATCATCGTCTCCCAAAAAGGTCGTGATACATCTGAAAATGTAGAGTATAAAGCAAGCGCTAGCAAAACCTTATCAAAACTCCCACTTGTAGTGCTGGTAAATGGCGGAAGTGCAAGTGCGAGCGAGATCGTAAGCGGTTCACTGCAAGATCACAAGCGTGCGGTGATAATCGGCGAAAACACCTTTGGTAAAGGCAGCGTTCAAGTGATCCTGCCAATAGACGATACAGAAGCGCTAAGACTAACCATCGCAAGATACTACTTACCAAGTGGCAGAACTATCCAAGCAGTTGGCGTAACGCCTGATGTAGTAGTGCATCCTGGCAAAGTGCCACAAAGCGACGATAGCGCATTTAGCATCAAAGAGAGCGAGCTAAAAGCACACCTAAAGAGCGAGCTAAATAAGATAAATCCTACAAGTGAAGGCAACAAAACTGAAGCAAAAGATGATAAAAACATAATCACACAGAAAAAAGTCGATGAGGACATTCAGTTAAAAACAGCGATTGATACGATCAAAATTTTAAAGATAAAACAACAATAA
- the purS gene encoding phosphoribosylformylglycinamidine synthase subunit PurS, translating into MKAVVNIALRSGVLDPAGKAVEHALNSLGFSGVSNVRIGKQIVLDIDESDKNKAKEQLKVMCEELLANTVIEDYEIVL; encoded by the coding sequence ATGAAAGCTGTTGTAAATATAGCATTAAGAAGTGGGGTCTTAGACCCTGCTGGTAAGGCAGTAGAGCACGCGCTAAATTCACTTGGATTTAGCGGTGTTTCAAATGTCAGGATAGGCAAACAAATCGTTTTAGATATCGACGAGAGCGATAAAAACAAAGCAAAAGAGCAGCTAAAAGTGATGTGTGAAGAGCTTCTAGCAAACACCGTCATCGAAGACTACGAGATCGTGCTATGA
- the purQ gene encoding phosphoribosylformylglycinamidine synthase I, with translation MKVAIILFPGTNCEEDTAHAFKLLGCQTQIIWHKEDKIDADLVVLPGGFSYGDYLRTAAIAKFSPAMQAVKEHAKKGGYILGICNGFQMLLELGLLKGAMRRNENLNFVSKYHHLKVISNNNKFLANLAKNEVVNIPIAHGEGNYYTDEDTLKSLYDNEQVLLKYCDSHGNEINPNGSVDSIAGICDESKRIFGLMPHPERACEKILGTDDGMKMLKGLVW, from the coding sequence ATGAAAGTAGCGATCATACTTTTTCCTGGCACAAACTGCGAAGAAGACACAGCTCACGCCTTTAAGCTACTTGGCTGCCAAACGCAGATTATCTGGCACAAAGAAGATAAGATCGATGCTGATCTAGTCGTTTTGCCTGGTGGTTTTAGCTACGGCGACTATCTAAGAACGGCTGCGATAGCTAAATTTAGCCCAGCGATGCAGGCTGTAAAAGAGCATGCGAAAAAAGGTGGCTATATCCTAGGAATTTGCAATGGCTTTCAGATGCTTCTTGAGCTTGGACTTTTAAAAGGTGCGATGAGAAGAAATGAAAATTTAAATTTCGTCTCAAAATACCACCACCTAAAAGTGATCTCAAATAACAATAAATTCCTAGCAAATTTAGCCAAAAACGAAGTGGTAAATATCCCTATCGCTCATGGCGAGGGCAACTACTACACCGACGAAGATACGCTAAAAAGCCTATATGATAACGAGCAAGTCCTACTAAAATACTGTGACAGCCACGGCAATGAGATAAATCCAAACGGCTCGGTTGATAGCATAGCTGGGATTTGCGATGAGAGTAAGAGGATCTTTGGTCTTATGCCTCACCCAGAGCGCGCTTGCGAGAAAATTTTAGGCACAGATGATGGCATGAAGATGTTAAAAGGGCTAGTTTGGTAA
- the purC gene encoding phosphoribosylaminoimidazolesuccinocarboxamide synthase, whose product MQKRELIYEGKGKKMYATDDPNLLVAEFKDDLTAFDAQKRGNEAGKGALNNKISTQLFKLLESKGIVTDLVETISDTEQVVKKCEIIPLEVVVRNIATGSLSKRLGIKEGTVLPFTLVEFYYKNDDLHDPLVTDEHCIIMGLVKSEKDLQTLRHTAREINSILFKFFAERNLKLVDFKVEFGIDKDGNIILADEISPDSCRFWDATTNEKLDKDRFRQDLGSVKVAYEEVLRRILS is encoded by the coding sequence ATGCAAAAAAGAGAGCTTATCTACGAGGGAAAAGGCAAGAAAATGTACGCCACAGACGATCCAAATCTACTTGTGGCTGAATTTAAAGACGATCTAACAGCATTTGACGCTCAAAAAAGAGGCAACGAAGCTGGCAAAGGCGCACTAAATAACAAAATCTCTACTCAGCTTTTTAAACTGCTAGAGAGCAAAGGTATCGTCACTGACCTTGTTGAGACCATCAGCGACACTGAGCAAGTGGTCAAAAAATGCGAGATCATACCTCTTGAAGTTGTTGTGAGAAATATCGCAACTGGCTCACTTAGCAAAAGACTTGGCATAAAAGAAGGCACAGTTCTACCTTTTACACTTGTTGAGTTCTACTATAAAAACGACGATTTACACGATCCACTAGTTACTGATGAGCACTGCATTATCATGGGTCTAGTAAAGAGCGAAAAAGACCTTCAAACGCTAAGACATACAGCAAGAGAGATCAACTCTATATTATTTAAATTCTTTGCAGAGAGAAATTTAAAACTAGTTGATTTCAAAGTCGAATTTGGTATCGACAAAGATGGCAACATCATCTTAGCTGACGAGATAAGCCCTGATAGCTGCAGATTTTGGGATGCGACAACAAACGAAAAACTTGACAAAGATAGATTTAGACAAGACCTTGGTAGCGTAAAAGTAGCTTACGAAGAAGTTTTAAGAAGAATTCTTTCTTAA